A genomic region of Phragmites australis chromosome 2, lpPhrAust1.1, whole genome shotgun sequence contains the following coding sequences:
- the LOC133892216 gene encoding cyclin-A1-2-like isoform X1, translating to MSSIAASRRSSSATAKRPAMAESAGGPKAPGPDAAQAKKRVALGNITNVAAGGGRKVAPLPGTAKLNSAASGAPVKKGSLASARSVSSIRGSAVKSASTKPAPPLSRYGSTTQKQNVPPPKVPTIVHVPNRIPALAPCSSFVSPGRSEDSVSVDETMSICDSMKSPDFEYIDNGDSSMLASLQRRANEHLRISDDRDAEAETKWKKNAPAPTEMDSICDVDNDFEDPQLCATLASDIYMHLREAETRKRPSTDFMEMIQKDVNPSMRAILIDWLVEVAEEYRLVPDTLYLTVNYIDRYLSGNEINRQRLQLLGVACMLIAAKYEEICAPQVEEFCYITDNTYFRDEVLEMEASVLNYLKFEMTAPTAKCFLRRFARAAQVCDEDPALHLEFVANYVSELSLLEYNLLSYPPSLIAASAIFLAKFILQPTKYPWNSTLAHYTQYKPSELCDCVKALHRLFSVGPGRNLPAIREKYSQHKYKFAAKKHCPPSIPTEFFRDATC from the exons ATGTCGAGCATCGCCGCCtcccgccgctcgtcgtcggcCACCGCGAAGCGCCCCGCGATGGCAGAGAGCGCCGGGGGACCCAAGGCGCCGGGCCCCGACGCCGCGCAGGCCAAGAAGCGCGTCGCGCTCGGCAACATCACCAATGTCGCCGCGGGAGGGGGGAGGAAGGTTGCGCCTCTGCCAGGCACCGCG AAGTTGAATTCAGCTGCCTCTGGTGCGCCCGTTAAGAAGGGATCCTTGGCAAGCGCTCGCAGTGTGAGCTCCATTCGGGGTTCTGCTGTGAAATCTGCTTCCACCAAGCCAGCTCCACCCCTATCTCGCTATGGTAGCACGACACAAAAGCAAAATGTTCCTCCTCCTAAAGTGCCTACCATTGTCCATGTGCCGAATCGCATACCTGCCTTGGCACCCTGCAGCAGCTTTGTGTCTCCTGGACGCTCAGAAGATTCAGTGTCTGTTGACGAGACGATGTCGATTTGTGACTCTATGAAAAGCCCGGACTTTGAGTACATAGACAATGGGGATTCCTCAATGCTCGCTTCATTGCAGCGAAGGGCAAATGAGCACCTACGTATCTCAGATGATAGAGATGCTGAGG CAGAAACTAAGTGGAAGAAGAATGCCCCTGCCCCAACGGAAATGGACAGCATTTGTGATGTTGACAATGATTTTGAGGATCCACAGTTGTGTGCTACTCTCGCTTCCGACATCTACATGCACCTGCGAGAGGCTGAG ACCAGGAAAAGGCCGTCAACTGATTTTATGGAAATGATTCAAAAGGATGTAAACCCAAGCATGAGGGCTATTTTGATAGACTGGCTTGTGGAA GTTGCTGAAGAATACCGTCTTGTTCCTGATACATTATACCTGACAGTTAACTACATTGACCGTTATCTCTCTGGTAACGAAATCAACCGTCAAAGGCTGCAATTACTCGGTGTTGCTTGCATGCTTATAGCTGC AAAATATGAGGAGATATGTGCACCCCAAGTAGAAGAGTTCTGCTACATAACTGATAACACATACTTCAGAGATGAG GTTTTAGAAATGGAAGCTTCTGTCCTGAACTACCTGAAGTTTGAAATGACTGCACCTACAGCAAAGTGCTTTTTGAG GAGATTTGCTCGTGCTGCACAAGTATGTGATGAG GATCCAGCTTTGCATCTAGAGTTCGTAGCCAATTATGTCTCTGAACTATCACTGCTGGAGTACAATCTATTATCTTACCCTCCTTCACTAATAGCTGCATCAGCTATCTTCTTGGCGAAATTTATACTGCAGCCAACAAAGTATCCATGG AATTCCACCCTTGCCCATTACACGCAGTACAAGCCGTCGGAATTATGTGACTGTGTAAAGGCACTGCACCGCCTTTTCAGTGTTGGTCCTGGGAGGAACCTTCCTGCAATCAGAGAAAAGTACAGTCAACATAAG TACAAATTTGCCGCAAAGAAGCACTGTCCACCATCCATTCCTACTGAATTCTTCCGGGATGCAACATGCTAG
- the LOC133892216 gene encoding cyclin-A1-2-like isoform X2, giving the protein MSSIAASRRSSSATAKRPAMAESAGGPKAPGPDAAQAKKRVALGNITNVAAGGGRKVAPLPGTAKLNSAASGAPVKKGSLASARSVSSIRGSAVKSASTKPAPPLSRYGSTTQKQNVPPPKVPTIVHVPNRIPALAPCSSFVSPGRSEDSVSVDETMSICDSMKSPDFEYIDNGDSSMLASLQRRANEHLRISDDRDAEETKWKKNAPAPTEMDSICDVDNDFEDPQLCATLASDIYMHLREAETRKRPSTDFMEMIQKDVNPSMRAILIDWLVEVAEEYRLVPDTLYLTVNYIDRYLSGNEINRQRLQLLGVACMLIAAKYEEICAPQVEEFCYITDNTYFRDEVLEMEASVLNYLKFEMTAPTAKCFLRRFARAAQVCDEDPALHLEFVANYVSELSLLEYNLLSYPPSLIAASAIFLAKFILQPTKYPWNSTLAHYTQYKPSELCDCVKALHRLFSVGPGRNLPAIREKYSQHKYKFAAKKHCPPSIPTEFFRDATC; this is encoded by the exons ATGTCGAGCATCGCCGCCtcccgccgctcgtcgtcggcCACCGCGAAGCGCCCCGCGATGGCAGAGAGCGCCGGGGGACCCAAGGCGCCGGGCCCCGACGCCGCGCAGGCCAAGAAGCGCGTCGCGCTCGGCAACATCACCAATGTCGCCGCGGGAGGGGGGAGGAAGGTTGCGCCTCTGCCAGGCACCGCG AAGTTGAATTCAGCTGCCTCTGGTGCGCCCGTTAAGAAGGGATCCTTGGCAAGCGCTCGCAGTGTGAGCTCCATTCGGGGTTCTGCTGTGAAATCTGCTTCCACCAAGCCAGCTCCACCCCTATCTCGCTATGGTAGCACGACACAAAAGCAAAATGTTCCTCCTCCTAAAGTGCCTACCATTGTCCATGTGCCGAATCGCATACCTGCCTTGGCACCCTGCAGCAGCTTTGTGTCTCCTGGACGCTCAGAAGATTCAGTGTCTGTTGACGAGACGATGTCGATTTGTGACTCTATGAAAAGCCCGGACTTTGAGTACATAGACAATGGGGATTCCTCAATGCTCGCTTCATTGCAGCGAAGGGCAAATGAGCACCTACGTATCTCAGATGATAGAGATGCTGAGG AAACTAAGTGGAAGAAGAATGCCCCTGCCCCAACGGAAATGGACAGCATTTGTGATGTTGACAATGATTTTGAGGATCCACAGTTGTGTGCTACTCTCGCTTCCGACATCTACATGCACCTGCGAGAGGCTGAG ACCAGGAAAAGGCCGTCAACTGATTTTATGGAAATGATTCAAAAGGATGTAAACCCAAGCATGAGGGCTATTTTGATAGACTGGCTTGTGGAA GTTGCTGAAGAATACCGTCTTGTTCCTGATACATTATACCTGACAGTTAACTACATTGACCGTTATCTCTCTGGTAACGAAATCAACCGTCAAAGGCTGCAATTACTCGGTGTTGCTTGCATGCTTATAGCTGC AAAATATGAGGAGATATGTGCACCCCAAGTAGAAGAGTTCTGCTACATAACTGATAACACATACTTCAGAGATGAG GTTTTAGAAATGGAAGCTTCTGTCCTGAACTACCTGAAGTTTGAAATGACTGCACCTACAGCAAAGTGCTTTTTGAG GAGATTTGCTCGTGCTGCACAAGTATGTGATGAG GATCCAGCTTTGCATCTAGAGTTCGTAGCCAATTATGTCTCTGAACTATCACTGCTGGAGTACAATCTATTATCTTACCCTCCTTCACTAATAGCTGCATCAGCTATCTTCTTGGCGAAATTTATACTGCAGCCAACAAAGTATCCATGG AATTCCACCCTTGCCCATTACACGCAGTACAAGCCGTCGGAATTATGTGACTGTGTAAAGGCACTGCACCGCCTTTTCAGTGTTGGTCCTGGGAGGAACCTTCCTGCAATCAGAGAAAAGTACAGTCAACATAAG TACAAATTTGCCGCAAAGAAGCACTGTCCACCATCCATTCCTACTGAATTCTTCCGGGATGCAACATGCTAG
- the LOC133892230 gene encoding salt stress root protein RS1-like: MTSVWKTKVLPGLTKIFDKDGKKAAAAEFLKSFNKEEITKEIEDKKAELEPKVVEAYEASPAEVKALFKDKKPAKVSKKNSAAVTKFLEELAKIEFPGAKLVSDAVAKSGTAPLSPAIAFILDKVAPFIPKEEPKAEPEPPAAAEATSREVVVEEKKEEAAEPAAVAEAAAPAASEAVVEEKKEEEKKPAEAEAAAPAEEKK; the protein is encoded by the exons ATGACTAGTGTTTGGAAGACCAAGGTTCTGCCCGGGCTGACCAAGATCTTTGACAAGGATGGCAAgaaggctgctgctgctgagttCCTGAAATCCTTCAACAAG GAGGAGATTACCAAGGAGATTGAGGACAAGAAGGCAGAGCTGGAGCCCAAGGTTGTAGAGGCTTATGAAGCATCTCCAGCTGAGGTTAAG GCTTTGTTCAAGGATAAGAAACCAGCCAAAGTCAGCAAGAAGAACTCGGCTGCAGTTACCAAGTTCCTTGAGGAATTGGCCAAGATTG AATTCCCGGGAGCCAAGCTGGTGAGCGACGCGGTGGCCAAGTCCGGCACCGCGCCCCTCTCCCCGGCGATCGCCTTCATCTTGGACAAGGTAGCGCCTTTCATCCCCAAGGAGGAGCCCAAGGCCGAGCCGGAGCCCCCCGCTGCGGCTGAGGCCACATCCCGGGAAGTCGTCGTggaagagaagaaagaggaggccGCTGAGCCGGCTGCGGttgcggaggcggcggcgccggctgcATCAGAGGCGGTGgtagaggagaagaaagaagaggagaagaagccggCGGAGGCTGAAGCCGCGGCGCCAGCTGAGGAGAAGAAGTGA